Proteins found in one Phocoena sinus isolate mPhoSin1 chromosome 19, mPhoSin1.pri, whole genome shotgun sequence genomic segment:
- the LOC116743809 gene encoding sialic acid-binding Ig-like lectin 14 isoform X1, with amino-acid sequence MNFEGITDAQRPSVSEMLPLLLSLLWAGSLAWDSEYRLEVQDSVTVQEGLCVRVPCFFHSPRDYWDDSVPAFGYWFQEGARTHQDRPVATNDPDREVLTDTQGRFHLLGDPRTYSCSLDIRDARQGDTGTYFFRVERGSTVKYSYLENKLHLHVTGPGSVSLSSSALTQTPDIHIQGTLESGLPRNITCAVPWACERGTPHTFSWTGVALTSLHPKSPHSSVLTVTLGPQDHGTNLTCRVTFPGAGVSADRTIRLNVSYAPQNLDIRVFRENSTVPEILGNATSLRVVEGQSLRLVCVVDSNPPTSISWARGCLTVSPSQPLDPGVLELPHVVSGDRGELTCQAQHPRGSLRVSLNLVVQGVSSSFPQVSGEQREGSWPLVLTLLRGALMGAGFLLTYGLTWIYYTRCRNSQGNRVERCD; translated from the exons atgaactttgagggcaTTACG GACGCCCAGAGGCCCTCCGTCTCAGAgatgctgccgctgctgctgtcCCTGCTGTGGGCAG GGTCCCTGGCTTGGGACAGCGAATACCGGCTGGAAGTGCAGGACTCCGTGACGGTGCAGGAGGGCCTGTGTGTCCGCGTGCCCTGCTTCTTCCACAGTCCCCGGGACTACTGGGACGACTCTGTCCCAGCTTTCGGCTACTGGTTCCAGGAAGGGGCCAGAACCCACCAGGATCGTCCAGTGGCCACAAACGACCCAGATCGTGAGGTGCTGACGGACACCCAGGGCCGATTCCACCTCCTTGGAGACCCCCGGACCTACAGCTGCTCCCTGGACATCAGAGATGCACGGCAGGGAGACACGGGGACATACTTCTTTAGGGTGGAGAGAGGGTCTActgtaaaatatagttatttagaGAACAAGCTCCACCTGCATGTAACAG GGCCtgggtctgtttctctctcctcttcagcTCTGACACAGACACCCGACATCCACATCCAGGGGACCCTAGAATCTGGCCTCCCCAGGAATATCACCTGTGCAGTGCCATGGGCCTGTGAGAGGGGGACGCCCCACACCTTCTCCTGGACCGGGGTTGCCCTCACTTCCCTGCACCCCAAGAGCCCCCACTCCTCAGTGCTCACCGTCACCCTGGGGCCCCAGGACCATGGCACCAACCTCACCTGTCGAGTGACCTTCCCCGGAGCTGGCGTCAGCGCAGACAGAACCATCAGGCTCAACGTGTCCT ATGCTCCACAGAACCTGGACATTCGTGTCTTCCGGGAAAATAGCACAG tCCCAGAGATCCTGGGCAATGCCACCTCCCTTCGAGTCGTGGAGGGCCAGTCCCTGCGCCTGGTCTGTGTTGTCGACAGCAACCCACCCACCAGCATAAGCTGGGCCCGTGGGTGCCTGACAGTGAGCCCCTCACAGCCTTTGGATCCTGGGGTCCTGGAGCTTCCCCACGTGGTCTCAGGGGATAGAGGAGAATTAACCTGCCAAGCTCAGCACCCGAGGGGCTCCCTCCGTGTCTCCCTGAACCTGGTTGTACAGG gtgtctcctcttccttcccccaaGTCTCTGGGGAGCAGAGAGAGGGCTCCTGGCCCCTGGTCCTCACGTTGCTCAGGGGGGCCCTGATGGGGGCTGGTTTCCTTCTCACCTATGGCCTCACCTGGATCTACTATACCAG GTGCAGAAACTCACAAGGGAATAGGGTTGAGAGGTGTGACTGA
- the ZNF175 gene encoding zinc finger protein 175, whose product MATQLQAPEKSGAVSKRDQELKPRKDMLADVNLPQRPQVFGSEERDGSCEGSVSFEDVTIDFSREEWQQLDPAQRRLYQDVMLEIYSHLFSVGYHIPNPEIIFRMEKRKEQWVREAELPRQRHHEGESGLETPQWEISERASFHHETLDGVTRDGSWCSVLEKLWEEADQTKRNQKNQSKPSHQGAFLNKKKVNTERDCNYKDPGKIICARPHLVSSQKRPHKRCSHAKRLKPNLEVNRQNQSNTTEHLDEMVESGQLFTHSSSSSSCKNTHTGENFCDGNSCTKGFGHKQSFTQHQVHTQEKPEKCTECGRDFTQKSHLLEQQRFHSVENLLECGKCGRAFTPQPKLGVYVTDHTGNIPYICKECGKVFVRRPELVTHQKTHTRKKPHKCHECGKAFFQMLSLFRHQKTHTREKLYECSECGKGFSQNSTLSIHQKIHTGERQYVCSECGKAFTQKSTLSLHQRIHSGDKSYVCIECGQAFIQKAHLIVHQRSHTGEKPYQCHNCGKSFISKSQLDIHHRIHTGEKPYECSDCGKTFTQKSHLNIHQKIHTGERHHVCSECGKAFNQKSILSMHQRIHTGEKPYKCSDCGKAFTSKSQFREHQRIHTGEKPYVCTACGKAFNGRSNFHKHQMTHNRERTFACYKCGHTFTQKSELITHQRTHIGEKPYECCDCGKSFSRKPQLKVHQRIHTGERPYMCSKCGKSFNNRSNFNKHQTTHTRDKSSVPNMHIHK is encoded by the exons ATGGCCACCCAGCTCCAGGCTCCTGAAAAGAGTGGAGCTGTCAGCAAAAGAGACCAAGAATTGAAGCCCAGAAAGGACATGCTTGCTGATGTGAATTTACCGCAGAGGCCCCAGGTCTTCGGTTCAGAAGAGCGGGACGGATCATGTGAG GGCTCCGTGTCATTTGAGGACGTGACCATAGACTTCAGCAGGGAAGAGTGGCAGCAACTGGACCCTGCCCAGAGACGCCTGTACCAGGATGTGATGCTGGAGATCTACAGCCACCTCTTCTCAGTGG GGTATCACATTCCCAACCCGGAGATCATCTTCAggatggaaaagagaaaggagcaaTGGGTGAGGGAGGCTGaactcccacgtcagaggcatcACG aaGGGGAGTCTGGGCTTGAAACCCCACAATGGGAAATTTCTGAAAGAGCTTCATTTCACCATGAGACGTTGGATGGAGTCACAAGAGATGGCTCATGGTGTTCCGTTTTAGAAAAGCTGTGGGAAGAAGCTGACCAaacaaagagaaatcagaaaaatcaaaGTAAACCTTCACATCAGGGGGCTTTCCTCAACAAGAAAAAAGTGAACACAGAGAGGGACTGTAACTATAAGGACCCTGGAAAAATCATCTGTGCGAGGCCCCACCTTGTTTCCTCACAAAAGAGACCTCATAAACGTTGCTCTCATGCAAAAAGGTTGAAACCTAATCTAGAAGTAAATCGTCAAAATCAAAGCAACACCACAGAACACCTTGATGAGATGGTTGAATCTGGTCAGCTATTCACCCATAGCTCTTCCAGTTCCAGCTGCAAAAATACTCATACAGGAGAGAACTTCTGTGACGGTAATTCATGTACAAAAGGCTTCGGCCATAAACAGTCATTCACACAACATCAAGTTCACACTCAGGAAAAACCAGAGAAGTGCACTGAGTGTGGGAGGGACTTTACCCAGAAGTCACACCTCCTTGAACAACAGAGATTCCATAGTGTAGAAAACCTCCTGGAATGTGGTAAATGTGGGAGAGCCTTCACCCCACAACCAAAACTCGGTGTATATGTGACAGATCATACAGGTAACATACCGTATAtatgtaaggaatgtggaaaagTCTTTGTTCGGAGGCCAGAACTGGTTACACACCAGAAAACTCACACTAGAAAGAAGCCCCATAAATGCcatgaatgtggaaaagcctttttCCAGATGTTATCTCTCTTCAGACATCAAAAAACTCATACTAGAGAAAAACTctatgaatgcagtgaatgtgggaagggCTTCTCCCAGAATTCAACCCTCAGTATACATCAGAAAATTCATACCGGCGAGCGACAGTACgtatgcagtgaatgtgggaaggccttcaccCAGAAGTCAACACTCAGCTTGCACCAGAGGATCCATTCAGGGGATAAGTCTTATGTGTGTATTGAATGTGGCCAGGCCTTTATCCAGAAGGCACACCTGATTGTACATCAGAGAAGTCACACGGGAGAGAAACCTTATCAGTGCCACAACTGTGGAAAATCCTTCATTTCCAAGTCACAACTTGATATACATCATAGAATCCATACTGgggagaaaccttatgaatgtagTGACTGTGGGAAAACCTTCACCCAAAAGTCACACCTCAACATACACCAGAaaattcacactggagaaagacaCCACgtgtgcagtgaatgtgggaaggccttcaacCAGAAGTCAATACTCAGCATGCATCAGCGAATTCACACCGGAGAGAAGCCTTACAAATGCAGTgactgtgggaaagcctttactTCCAAGTCACAATTCAGAGAGCATCAGCGgatccacactggagagaaaccctatgtaTGCACTGCATGTGGGAAGGCTTTCAATGGTAGGTCAAATTTCCATAAACATCAGATGACTCACAATAGAGAGAGAACTTTTGCCTGTTACAAGTGTGGACACACCTTCACCCAGAAATCAGAGCTGATTACACATCAGAGAACTCATATAGGAGAGAAACCTTACGAATGCTGTGACTGTGGGAAGTCCTTCAGTAGGAAACCACAACTCAAAGTGCATCAACGAATCCACACGGGAGAGAGACCTTACATGTGTTCCAAGTGTGGGAAGAGCTTCAACAACAGATCAAATTTTAATAAACACCAAACAACTCATACCAGAGACAAATCTTCAGTTCCtaatatgcatatacataaatga
- the LOC116743809 gene encoding sialic acid-binding Ig-like lectin 14 isoform X3: MLPLLLSLLWAGSLAWDSEYRLEVQDSVTVQEGLCVRVPCFFHSPRDYWDDSVPAFGYWFQEGARTHQDRPVATNDPDREVLTDTQGRFHLLGDPRTYSCSLDIRDARQGDTGTYFFRVERGSTVKYSYLENKLHLHVTGPGSVSLSSSALTQTPDIHIQGTLESGLPRNITCAVPWACERGTPHTFSWTGVALTSLHPKSPHSSVLTVTLGPQDHGTNLTCRVTFPGAGVSADRTIRLNVSYAPQNLDIRVFRENSTVPEILGNATSLRVVEGQSLRLVCVVDSNPPTSISWARGCLTVSPSQPLDPGVLELPHVVSGDRGELTCQAQHPRGSLRVSLNLVVQGVSSSFPQVSGEQREGSWPLVLTLLRGALMGAGFLLTYGLTWIYYTRCRNSQGNRVERCD; this comes from the exons atgctgccgctgctgctgtcCCTGCTGTGGGCAG GGTCCCTGGCTTGGGACAGCGAATACCGGCTGGAAGTGCAGGACTCCGTGACGGTGCAGGAGGGCCTGTGTGTCCGCGTGCCCTGCTTCTTCCACAGTCCCCGGGACTACTGGGACGACTCTGTCCCAGCTTTCGGCTACTGGTTCCAGGAAGGGGCCAGAACCCACCAGGATCGTCCAGTGGCCACAAACGACCCAGATCGTGAGGTGCTGACGGACACCCAGGGCCGATTCCACCTCCTTGGAGACCCCCGGACCTACAGCTGCTCCCTGGACATCAGAGATGCACGGCAGGGAGACACGGGGACATACTTCTTTAGGGTGGAGAGAGGGTCTActgtaaaatatagttatttagaGAACAAGCTCCACCTGCATGTAACAG GGCCtgggtctgtttctctctcctcttcagcTCTGACACAGACACCCGACATCCACATCCAGGGGACCCTAGAATCTGGCCTCCCCAGGAATATCACCTGTGCAGTGCCATGGGCCTGTGAGAGGGGGACGCCCCACACCTTCTCCTGGACCGGGGTTGCCCTCACTTCCCTGCACCCCAAGAGCCCCCACTCCTCAGTGCTCACCGTCACCCTGGGGCCCCAGGACCATGGCACCAACCTCACCTGTCGAGTGACCTTCCCCGGAGCTGGCGTCAGCGCAGACAGAACCATCAGGCTCAACGTGTCCT ATGCTCCACAGAACCTGGACATTCGTGTCTTCCGGGAAAATAGCACAG tCCCAGAGATCCTGGGCAATGCCACCTCCCTTCGAGTCGTGGAGGGCCAGTCCCTGCGCCTGGTCTGTGTTGTCGACAGCAACCCACCCACCAGCATAAGCTGGGCCCGTGGGTGCCTGACAGTGAGCCCCTCACAGCCTTTGGATCCTGGGGTCCTGGAGCTTCCCCACGTGGTCTCAGGGGATAGAGGAGAATTAACCTGCCAAGCTCAGCACCCGAGGGGCTCCCTCCGTGTCTCCCTGAACCTGGTTGTACAGG gtgtctcctcttccttcccccaaGTCTCTGGGGAGCAGAGAGAGGGCTCCTGGCCCCTGGTCCTCACGTTGCTCAGGGGGGCCCTGATGGGGGCTGGTTTCCTTCTCACCTATGGCCTCACCTGGATCTACTATACCAG GTGCAGAAACTCACAAGGGAATAGGGTTGAGAGGTGTGACTGA
- the LOC116743809 gene encoding sialic acid-binding Ig-like lectin 14 isoform X2 produces MNFEGITDAQRPSVSEMLPLLLSLLWAGSLAWDSEYRLEVQDSVTVQEGLCVRVPCFFHSPRDYWDDSVPAFGYWFQEGARTHQDRPVATNDPDREVLTDTQGRFHLLGDPRTYSCSLDIRDARQGDTGTYFFRVERGSTVKYSYLENKLHLHVTALTQTPDIHIQGTLESGLPRNITCAVPWACERGTPHTFSWTGVALTSLHPKSPHSSVLTVTLGPQDHGTNLTCRVTFPGAGVSADRTIRLNVSYAPQNLDIRVFRENSTVPEILGNATSLRVVEGQSLRLVCVVDSNPPTSISWARGCLTVSPSQPLDPGVLELPHVVSGDRGELTCQAQHPRGSLRVSLNLVVQGVSSSFPQVSGEQREGSWPLVLTLLRGALMGAGFLLTYGLTWIYYTRCRNSQGNRVERCD; encoded by the exons atgaactttgagggcaTTACG GACGCCCAGAGGCCCTCCGTCTCAGAgatgctgccgctgctgctgtcCCTGCTGTGGGCAG GGTCCCTGGCTTGGGACAGCGAATACCGGCTGGAAGTGCAGGACTCCGTGACGGTGCAGGAGGGCCTGTGTGTCCGCGTGCCCTGCTTCTTCCACAGTCCCCGGGACTACTGGGACGACTCTGTCCCAGCTTTCGGCTACTGGTTCCAGGAAGGGGCCAGAACCCACCAGGATCGTCCAGTGGCCACAAACGACCCAGATCGTGAGGTGCTGACGGACACCCAGGGCCGATTCCACCTCCTTGGAGACCCCCGGACCTACAGCTGCTCCCTGGACATCAGAGATGCACGGCAGGGAGACACGGGGACATACTTCTTTAGGGTGGAGAGAGGGTCTActgtaaaatatagttatttagaGAACAAGCTCCACCTGCATGTAACAG cTCTGACACAGACACCCGACATCCACATCCAGGGGACCCTAGAATCTGGCCTCCCCAGGAATATCACCTGTGCAGTGCCATGGGCCTGTGAGAGGGGGACGCCCCACACCTTCTCCTGGACCGGGGTTGCCCTCACTTCCCTGCACCCCAAGAGCCCCCACTCCTCAGTGCTCACCGTCACCCTGGGGCCCCAGGACCATGGCACCAACCTCACCTGTCGAGTGACCTTCCCCGGAGCTGGCGTCAGCGCAGACAGAACCATCAGGCTCAACGTGTCCT ATGCTCCACAGAACCTGGACATTCGTGTCTTCCGGGAAAATAGCACAG tCCCAGAGATCCTGGGCAATGCCACCTCCCTTCGAGTCGTGGAGGGCCAGTCCCTGCGCCTGGTCTGTGTTGTCGACAGCAACCCACCCACCAGCATAAGCTGGGCCCGTGGGTGCCTGACAGTGAGCCCCTCACAGCCTTTGGATCCTGGGGTCCTGGAGCTTCCCCACGTGGTCTCAGGGGATAGAGGAGAATTAACCTGCCAAGCTCAGCACCCGAGGGGCTCCCTCCGTGTCTCCCTGAACCTGGTTGTACAGG gtgtctcctcttccttcccccaaGTCTCTGGGGAGCAGAGAGAGGGCTCCTGGCCCCTGGTCCTCACGTTGCTCAGGGGGGCCCTGATGGGGGCTGGTTTCCTTCTCACCTATGGCCTCACCTGGATCTACTATACCAG GTGCAGAAACTCACAAGGGAATAGGGTTGAGAGGTGTGACTGA